The DNA window TCCACGGCGTCGGCAAACTCCTGGAAGTTTTTACTTGAAGAGATGTCTTCTTCTTCCAGGAGGTCTCTAAGCCATCCCGCCTTTTCCTTTATCACCGACAGTGGATTGTTGATTTCATGGGCGATGCCGGCAGCCAGACGCCCCAGTGCCATCATCTTGCTCGACTGAAGAAGGCTTGCATCGAGGGCTTCCTTTTCTCTTTCGGCCTCTATAAGCTGGTTGATCATTGCCCGGGATACCAAAAAGGCTCCGATGAAAACGATCGCGACGCCTCCCAGGCCGATGATCAGGCTGAGCCTTCCCGCTTGATGCAGGGGTTTCAGCTCTTCTGTGAGGTCTATGGTTATGACCAGGAGCCAGGGAACGGTTTCAAGCCAGGCCGTGCCCACGAGGGAACGACTGCCCCGGAAGTCCATTTCCACCACGCGGGTTCCCCGAAAGTGCGGCCATCTGAATCCCGGAATTGCATCGAGAAGTTTTCCCTGGAAGCGTGGGGTTGTTTGATAAACACCGGCTTCGTTGAGCAGGAAGGCATCTCCGCCCTCCCCGATCTGTGCGGTCTTTACCAGAGACTCAAAAAAGTCCGTGTTTATCGTGGCTCTCAGGATCCACCACCGATCTTCTTCGTGGCGACTCACGGCCACGATAAAGTGAGGGTACTGCCTTACTCCGAGAAATACATCGCTTATGTAGGTCCCGCGCCTCATGACTTCCCGAAACCACCGGGCGTCGGAGTAGTTAACCCCTTTGAGGGCATAGGGGCCGCAGTAGGCAATATGATCCCCCTTCTGGGTAATCACTCCCAGGTCTATGTAAAAGCGTGATTGACCCTGCATGAGCCGGAAAATGTACTCCAGGTATTCTTCGTCTTTCAGTTGTTCCACGGAGTTGGTGTGGGCAACCGTCGAAAGCTGTGCTATCCTTTCACGGAAGAAGAGATCCAGAGCGTGCCGCCGATCTTCCACTATGGACCGCAGATACTCGGTTACCTGTCGGGTGTAGGATCTGTGAAATTCGTAATAAATCGACGTTCCAAGGATTGCGATGGGCATTACCGAAAAGAACATGATTGCTCCGATGATCCTTATCTGAAGTGTCAGATATCGTCGTTCCATGTCCGGCCTGCCTGATGACTTTCCCGAGAACGAAATTCCTGAGCCTGAATGCCTTCTTCTTTCATGATCTGATGGAGGTACTGCCTCTGAATGCCGGCCAGTTCTGCCGCCCGTGAGACGTTGCCTCCGCATCTTCTTAAGAGCGAAGTTATGTACAGCCTGTGAAACCATCGAATGATCCGGTTTCTGGCGTCTTTGAAGGGCAATGTGAGTATAAAAGAGACCTCTTCGGCGTCCTCCCGGTTTAACGTTTTACAGGGAGACCCGGGGTCTCTTTCGGTTTTACGGGTTGCCTGGTGGGAGAGCAGGTGTTCCCGCTCCAGCACCTCTCCTGTTGAAAGAATAACCGCCCGCTCGATGGTGTGGGCCAGCTCCCTGACGTTGCCCTGCCACGTCCTGGAGACGAGCAGACGCAGAGCTTCGGGGGAAAGGGAGCGAACGGGTTTTCCGTGAAGGTGAGCATATTTTTTCAGGAAAAATTGACTTAAGATGGGAATGTCCTCTTTGCGCTCGTCCAGGTCGGGGACGTGGATGTGGAAGACCTTAAGGCGATAGTAGAGATCTTCCCGGAAGGTTTTGTCTTCTACGGCCTTTTCCAGGTTTTTGTTCGTTGCCGCTATGATTCTCACGTCGGCCTTTTTCAATTCGTTACTACCGAGGGGCCTGTATTCACCGTGCTCCAGAAGCCTGAGCAGTTTTGCCTGAACCGCCATGGGCATATCGCCGACCTCATCGAGAAAGAGCGTCCCACCCTGAGCTTCCTCGATCAGGCCCTTTCTGTCCTTCCACGCTCCGGTGAAGGCCCCTCTGACATAGCCGAAGAGCTCACTTTCCAGAATGGATTCTGGAATTGCGGCGCAGTTTATACTGACGAATCTCCTGCTTCGCCTGGAGCTCAGCCTGTGTATCGCCTGGGCTACCAGTTCTTTTCCGGTTCCGCTGGAACCCGTTATAAGCACCGTGGCATTCGTGGGGGCCACCTGAAAAATCATGGCGCGCACGCGACAGATGGCCTCACTGCTTCCCACTATTCCCAGATTTTCTTCCTGCTCGCCTATTATCTCCTTGAGGCTCCTGTTTTCGGCAAGTATTCTCCTCCACTCCAGTGCCCTGGAAAGGGCGATCAGGAGCCTTTCTTTTTTGAAAGGCTTGGTGATGTAGTCGAAGGCTCCCTTTTTAACGGCTTCCACCGCCGACTCGATGGTCCCGTAGGCCGTGAGCACGATGGCCTCCAGGTCAGGCTGAATGGTTTTCGCTTCCTGAATGAAGCGTATTCCGTCCATGCCGGGCATCTTCAGGTCGACCACAGCGGCATGAACTCTCGTTTTTTTAAGCTCTTCCAGCGCCGCATAGGGATCTGAATGCTTCAGAACCCTGTAATTTGCTCTGGTCGTGAGAATCCGTTCCAGAAGACGAAGCATATCGGGTTCGTCGTCGACCACCAGGATGGTTTCATCCTTCATGAGTCTTCCTCCGGAACTGCCGGGAGCTTGATGCGGAAAAGCGTACCTCCTCCACGACCTTCCGACCCCTTAGCGGAGCTTTCGCAGGTGATGGTTCCCCCGTACCTTGTGACAATCCCGTACGTTACGAAAAGCCCCAATCCCGTTCCTTCCCCTTCGGGCTTTGTTGTGAAGAAAGGCTCGAATATTCTGTCCAGGTACTCTTCGGGAATTCCTTCTCCGGTGTCGGCAACTTCAACAACCACGGGCCCTTCGGCCCCGTCCCTGAAGGTTCTTATGGAGAGTGTTCCTCCCTGTTTCATGGCAGCCCTGGCATTGGTGATCAGGTTAAGAAAGACCTGCTGTAACTCACCGGGGTCCGCTGCCACGCAGGGAAGGTTTTCCTGGAGCTCCGTGACGACTTCTATGTGACCCTGTTCGAGGAAGTGGCCTACCAGGCGAAGCAGTTCGGAAATGCAGGCATTCACATCGGCCTTACCGTTTTCGCTGCCGTTTTTTCGGGCGAAGCTCAGAAGGTTTTCCACCACCCTTTTGCAGAGGCTACCCTGCTTTTCGATTGTGAGCAGATCTTCGTATTCCTCGGAATCGGGGGGAAACTTTTCTTTAAGCAGATCGCAGAAACCAAGAATCACGCCCAGAGGGTTGTTTATTTCGTGGGCAACCCCGGCCGCAAGGGTTCCCAGAGAAGCCAGTTTCTCGGCATTGATAAGCTGACGTTCCAGCTTCCTGTGTTCCGTAAGATCACGGACTATGCAAAGGGCGGCTTCGCCCTCGGGGTTTTCAAAACCGAAGGGACATACCGTAACGGAGAGGAACATTAAGGCGGCGCCCGGTTTCAGAGGAGCTTCGATCTCTTTGCGGCAACTCCTGCGGTGGGTTAGTACACGGGCAACCATCTCCTTGAGCTTTGACGCCGCCTCAGGGGAAAAGATTTCTTCAACGGGCCTGTTGACGGCACTGAGGGGGGAGATTCCCAGAAAGCGGGCCGTGAAGCTGTTTATTGAGCCGATCAGACCGTCGGGGGTTATGGTGAATATGAAGTCCTCTGCGCTTTCCACGAGAGAACGGTAGCGATCTTCTGAACGGCGCAGTTCTCGTGTTCGTTCTTCCACCAGTCGCTCTAGATTGTCTGTCCACTTTCGTTCCCGGTAGGTGATGAAAATCCCGCCGCCCACCAGGATCAGGAAAACGAACCCGTAAACGGCAAAAAGCTTTTTACCAACGGATCTGACGGTCCCCTCGACCTCCCATATGGGAACAACCACGGCAAGAGACCAGGAAATACCCTCGGGTGATTCAGGTTTCACGGGGGTGTAGGCTATGAGTTTCTCGACCGGTCCAACCCAGTCTCTGTGCCAGGCCGACCAGTACCTTCCGGTTCCCCTCTCGCCTCTGATCATGGCCCTCTGAATGCGGTTAATCGACTCGTAGGGAAGGCCCGGTGCCACCTTTTCTCTTATGGAGAAGGCATTCCGGCCCACAAAGGAATCCATGGGGTGGTAGAGAAAACGGCCCCGGTCGTCGATGAGCCAGGCATATCCAGTTTTCCCCGATCTTATTTCCCGAAGAAGGGGTTCCAGAAAGAGATAAACATCGATAAGGGCAACGATAAACGGTCCTTCTTCTGACGGGACCACGAGGAGTCCCAGAGGCCTTCCGTTGTACTCCTTCGTCACATCGAGCCATGTCGGCCCGGCGGAGTTGCAGGCCCGGATCGAAGCTCCAAAGAGGGACTCCTGACCTGAAAACTTCCCGTGGCGCAGTCGAGAAGCGCAACCTCCAGAACCCCCCAGGATTTTAAATCCTCCCGTTCGCCCACCGGGTTTGTTGAAGGGCTCAGTTGTTGCGTAAGCCTGCTGAACTTCTCGGCTATGGATTTTGTCGCAACGTCGGCAAGGATCATCTGCTGACCGTTAAATTGCTCGATGACGGCATTGCGGATGGCTCTGTCTGCCAAGATACCCAGGCTTATCAGGATCATAACGCCCATCAGGGCTACGGTAACAATAACGGGAATGCCGACCACATCACGGCTTAATTTCACAGCCCGCCTCACCTCCGCTTAACCAGACCGTAAAAGTGGTTCCCCGCCCGGGAGCGCTGTCCACATCAATGGCCCCTCCGAGTTTGTCTGCAAGAACCTGGCAGAGCGCCAGCCCTATGCCCGTTCCGGTGCCTTCGTCCTTTGTCGTGAAGAAAGGCTCGAATATTTTCTCCCTGATTTCCTCCGGAATACCGGGGCCGTTATCTGAAACCGAGAAGAAGACCGTCCCGTGATTGCTTCGACCTGTTGAAATAACGATTTCTCCTTTTCCCTCGTCTTCCAGGGCGTGAACGGCGTTATTCAGAAGATTTACCAATATCAGGCGGACGATCTGGGGATCGGTCTTCACGGGTGGAAGGGCGAGATCGAGATTTCTTACGAAAAGGATTTTCCTGTTTCCGATAACCCGTTCAACCGTTCTGATCACGTCGTCAACCAGTCTGTTGAGGTCTATCTGTTGCAATAAGGGCCTATCCTGCCGTGCCATCTGAAGAAGCCGGCGGGTTACCTCGGCACACCGCCTTACGTGATCTCTTATGACCGAAAGGGATTCCCGGATTTCACCGAGAAGATCATCTGCAATCTTTTCCGGAGTTCTCGATATCAGGCCCTCAATCCATTGAACCTCCTGGTCGATCACGGCGAGAGGGTTATTGACTTCGTGGGCAATGCCGGATGCGAGTGTGCCCAGAGCGGCAAGCTTTTGAGACCTTATAAGACTTTCCCTGACCACGGTCTTTTCTTTTTTGAGCGCCTCAATTCGCCTCTCGTGCCTCAGGTACTGCCACGAAGACATGAGCACAAGGCATAACAACCCGCCGACTTCTGCCTTCGTCTTGTGCACATGGATTCCGTAAAGGGCGACCAGCGCGCAGCTCCACTGAAGTGCAAGACTCATAAGGCTTCCCGGGTTCATGATCGGCCCTCAGTCCTGATCAGTCCTGATTCGTTCAGGCTATATGAGCAAATGCCGGGCCATCTGGCCGCCGGTCTTCAAAGGTGATCCGGGAAGCCGGTTCCGGCGTTAGTCCCTGTCGGCAGACTTTACACATCTGTAAAGCCTGCCAACACCCCGACGGGTGGTTCGGTGCTGCGATGCAGTGATTTTCGGGCTCCTGAGGTGTGGCATGCTACTTGCCCTCAGGTCCTGCGAGTTCACCGGAAAGT is part of the Thermodesulforhabdus norvegica genome and encodes:
- a CDS encoding sensor histidine kinase, translating into MERRYLTLQIRIIGAIMFFSVMPIAILGTSIYYEFHRSYTRQVTEYLRSIVEDRRHALDLFFRERIAQLSTVAHTNSVEQLKDEEYLEYIFRLMQGQSRFYIDLGVITQKGDHIAYCGPYALKGVNYSDARWFREVMRRGTYISDVFLGVRQYPHFIVAVSRHEEDRWWILRATINTDFFESLVKTAQIGEGGDAFLLNEAGVYQTTPRFQGKLLDAIPGFRWPHFRGTRVVEMDFRGSRSLVGTAWLETVPWLLVITIDLTEELKPLHQAGRLSLIIGLGGVAIVFIGAFLVSRAMINQLIEAEREKEALDASLLQSSKMMALGRLAAGIAHEINNPLSVIKEKAGWLRDLLEEEDISSSKNFQEFADAVEKIEYHVDRARTVTHRLLGFARRMEPVQESVDLHRILEECLSFIENEAFHRNIKIVRNFDPELPLITTDPSQLQQVFLNILNNAMDAVDKDGTVWIDTYYDDFRQQVVIRIADSGPGIPENIIDRIFDPFVTTKALGKGTGLGLSITYSIVQKLGGRITAENAAEEGKGAVFTVLLPVKAPV
- a CDS encoding sigma-54-dependent transcriptional regulator, which codes for MKDETILVVDDEPDMLRLLERILTTRANYRVLKHSDPYAALEELKKTRVHAAVVDLKMPGMDGIRFIQEAKTIQPDLEAIVLTAYGTIESAVEAVKKGAFDYITKPFKKERLLIALSRALEWRRILAENRSLKEIIGEQEENLGIVGSSEAICRVRAMIFQVAPTNATVLITGSSGTGKELVAQAIHRLSSRRSRRFVSINCAAIPESILESELFGYVRGAFTGAWKDRKGLIEEAQGGTLFLDEVGDMPMAVQAKLLRLLEHGEYRPLGSNELKKADVRIIAATNKNLEKAVEDKTFREDLYYRLKVFHIHVPDLDERKEDIPILSQFFLKKYAHLHGKPVRSLSPEALRLLVSRTWQGNVRELAHTIERAVILSTGEVLEREHLLSHQATRKTERDPGSPCKTLNREDAEEVSFILTLPFKDARNRIIRWFHRLYITSLLRRCGGNVSRAAELAGIQRQYLHQIMKEEGIQAQEFRSRESHQAGRTWNDDI
- a CDS encoding sensor histidine kinase: MTKEYNGRPLGLLVVPSEEGPFIVALIDVYLFLEPLLREIRSGKTGYAWLIDDRGRFLYHPMDSFVGRNAFSIREKVAPGLPYESINRIQRAMIRGERGTGRYWSAWHRDWVGPVEKLIAYTPVKPESPEGISWSLAVVVPIWEVEGTVRSVGKKLFAVYGFVFLILVGGGIFITYRERKWTDNLERLVEERTRELRRSEDRYRSLVESAEDFIFTITPDGLIGSINSFTARFLGISPLSAVNRPVEEIFSPEAASKLKEMVARVLTHRRSCRKEIEAPLKPGAALMFLSVTVCPFGFENPEGEAALCIVRDLTEHRKLERQLINAEKLASLGTLAAGVAHEINNPLGVILGFCDLLKEKFPPDSEEYEDLLTIEKQGSLCKRVVENLLSFARKNGSENGKADVNACISELLRLVGHFLEQGHIEVVTELQENLPCVAADPGELQQVFLNLITNARAAMKQGGTLSIRTFRDGAEGPVVVEVADTGEGIPEEYLDRIFEPFFTTKPEGEGTGLGLFVTYGIVTRYGGTITCESSAKGSEGRGGGTLFRIKLPAVPEEDS
- a CDS encoding sensor histidine kinase yields the protein MNPGSLMSLALQWSCALVALYGIHVHKTKAEVGGLLCLVLMSSWQYLRHERRIEALKKEKTVVRESLIRSQKLAALGTLASGIAHEVNNPLAVIDQEVQWIEGLISRTPEKIADDLLGEIRESLSVIRDHVRRCAEVTRRLLQMARQDRPLLQQIDLNRLVDDVIRTVERVIGNRKILFVRNLDLALPPVKTDPQIVRLILVNLLNNAVHALEDEGKGEIVISTGRSNHGTVFFSVSDNGPGIPEEIREKIFEPFFTTKDEGTGTGIGLALCQVLADKLGGAIDVDSAPGRGTTFTVWLSGGEAGCEIKP